The Ranitomeya imitator isolate aRanImi1 chromosome 8, aRanImi1.pri, whole genome shotgun sequence genome window below encodes:
- the C8H1orf146 gene encoding protein SPO16 homolog, producing the protein MAPPDAKLAEDWSTTVIVSNSLQDHEVITSLRNQQHKIRFSESVLTGSIIFPLSGIAFLLADTQEILGSEREAVFEQIQEFTSIHRNSFLVIVAALHGQEERDLMFSIQLRFLGSNLKIIPAHNSMETVKSILTIAKATCKPHIESILDRLLQATVYIAENSPVWETLAKI; encoded by the exons ATGGCTCCTCCAGATGCAAAACTGGCAGAGGATTGGAGCACCACCGTGATCGTGAGCAATTCTTTGCAG GATCATGAGGTGATTACGTCTTTGCGGAATCAACAACATAAAATTCGTTTTTCAGAGTCTGTGCTAACTGGATCTATAATTTTTCCCCTTTCCG GCATAGCATTTTTGCTGGCAGACACTCAAGAGATCCTTGGCAGTGAGAGAGAAGCAGTCTTTGAGCAAATTCAAGAATTTACATCTATTCATCGAAACAGCTTTTTAGTGATAGTGGCAGCTCTCCATGGACAGGAGGAACGGGACCTAATGTTCAGTATTCAGCTCAG GTTTCTTGGAAGTAACTTAAAAATCATTCCTGCCCATAATAGCATGGAGACTGTAAAAAGTATATTAACAATAGCTAAG GCTACCTGCAAACCTCACATTGAAAGTATATTGGACAGACTTCTCCAGGCTACAGTATACATTGCGGAGAATAGCCCAGTGTGGGAAACCTTAGCCAAAATCTGA